One Salminus brasiliensis chromosome 5, fSalBra1.hap2, whole genome shotgun sequence DNA segment encodes these proteins:
- the has1 gene encoding hyaluronan synthase 1, which yields MEIKPLLRRFGSIVRAFFTFLFALLVLGVVMWAYISGVPIVSSPYGIISFGFYGLLLSLHLLIQSVFAFIEHRRMRARRKPCSYTKTIGFTISAYQEDPVYLRECLQSVRALQYPSELLRIVMVVDGNSEDDRYMLEMFREIFADQDPGCYVWQNNYHTWDPNAQQGHGAGANGPWGDAGLGFEEDPQRREVEDLISTKRCVCIMQKWGGKREVMYTAFKALGQTVDYIQVCDSDTKLDPLATVELVKVLESNPMYGAVGGDVMILNLKDSYISFMSSLRYWMAFNIERSCQSFFDCVSCISGPLGLYRNDLLQQFLESWYNQSFLGTHCTFGDDRHLTNRMLSIGYATKYTARSKCYTETPAQFLRWLNQQTRWTKSYFREWLYNAMWWHKHHLWMTYESIVSGVFPFFVTATIIRLFWTGTLWDILWVLCCIQLIGLIKAAYACILRQKMVMVFMSLYSALYMTSLLPAKYFAILTMNKSSWGTSGRRKIVGNYMPLLPLSVWGAILLSGLGYTVYRESQLDWTTAAKQEEIKFLIGGTMAYICYWLTMCFLYWVWFRRLCRKRSQSYNVSV from the exons ATGGAAATCAAACCACTCTTAAGACGCTTTGGCTCCATAGTCCGAGCCTTCTTTACCTTCCTCTTTGCCCTATTGGTCCTCGGAGTTGTTATGTGGGCTTACATTAGTGGCGTCCCAATCGTCTCTTCCCCATATGGTATCATCTCCTTTGGCTTCTACGGCCTCCTGCTCAGTCTCCACCTGCTGATCCAGAGCGTCTTCGCCTTCATTGAGCACCGACGGATGCGCGCCCGCCGCAAGCCCTGCTCCTACACCAAGACCATCGGCTTCACCATCTCCGCTTACCAGGAAGACCCTGTGTACCTGCGGGAATGCTTGCAATCGGTGAGAGCACTCCAGTATCCTTCTGAGCTTCTCCGAATTGTCATGGTGGTTGATGGGAACTCAGAAGACGACCGTTACATGTTGGAGATGTTCCGGGAGATCTTCGCCGACCAGGATCCCGGCTGCTATGTCTGGCAGAATAATTACCACACATGGGACCCGAATGCGCAGCAGGGGCACGGGGCCGGTGCTAATGGTCCGTGGGGGGATGCTGGACTGGGATTTGAGGAAGACCCCCAGCGCAGGGAGGTAGAAGATCTTATAAGCACCAAGAGGTGTGTTTGCATCATGCAGAAGTGGGGAGGCAAGAGAGAAGTGATGTACACGGCCTTCAAAGCACTAGGACAGACGGTGGACTACATACAG GTGTGTGACTCAGACACTAAGCTGGACCCTCTGGCCACAGTCGAGCTGGTCAAGGTGCTGGAGAGTAACCCCATGTATGGTGCAGTAGGCGGCGATGTGATGATCCTCAACCTGAAGGACTCCTACATCAGCTTCATGAGCAGCCTGCGGTACTGGATGGCCTTCAATATCGAGAGATCCTGCCAGTCTTTTTTTGACTGTGTCTCTTGCATCAGTGGCCCTTTAG GTCTGTACAGGAATGACCTCTTACAACAATTCTTGGAGTCCTGGTACAACCAGTCATTTCTTGGAACACATTGTACTTTTGGGGATGATCGCCATCTGACCAATCGCATGCTGAGCATTGGCTATGCCACTAA GTACACAGCCCGCTCCAAGTGCTACACAGAGACCCCAGCCCAGTTCCTGCGGTGGTTGAACCAGCAGACCAGATGGACCAAGTCTTACTTCCGCGAGTGGCTCTACAATGCCATGTGGTGGCACAAGCACCACCTATGGATGACCTACGAGTCCATCGTGTCGGGCGTCTTCCCCTTCTTCGTCACGGCCACCATCATCCGACTCTTCTGGACAGGCACGCTGTGGGACATCCTTTGGGTGCTTTGCTGCATTCAACTGATTGGGCTGATCAAGGCGGCCTACGCCTGCATCCTCCGGCAGAAAATGGTGATGGTCTTCATGTCCCTTTACTCTGCCCTCTACATGACGAGCCTCCTGCCCGCCAAGTACTTCGCCATCCTGACCATGAACAAGAGCAGCTGGGGGACCTCAGGACGCCGCAAGATTGTGGGCAATTACATGCCCCTGCTGCCGCTGTCCGTCTGGGGGGCTATCTTGCTGAGTGGCTTGGGCTACACAGTCTACAGGGAAAGCCAGCTGGACTGGACTACAGCTGCAAAACAAGAGGAGATCAAGTTTTTGATCGGTGGCACCATGGCGTACATCTGCTACTGGCTCACGATGTGCTTCCTCTACTGGGTGTGGTTTCGCAGACTGTGCCGAAAAAGGTCGCAGAGTTACAATGTGAGTGTGTAG